In Besnoitia besnoiti strain Bb-Ger1 chromosome I, whole genome shotgun sequence, the genomic window CCATGACATGCAGAAAACACACGCAAAAGAAAGCATTTCCACTAGTAATCGGACGCATCCACATCCGTAAACACTTTGCTTCACTAACTACGGCAGAAGGAAAGAAAGTGCGTTCTTGAGAGCCTACTGCCGGAGTCGAACCGACGACCTTCCGCTTACTAGGCGGATGCTCTACCAACTAAGCTAAGCAGGCTGGTGCAGCCTTTCGAATATGCTTGACTATTTTATATACCACCATCGCACACTAAACATTCTCAAAAGGTTTCTCTCGCATGTGAACTGGGTGTACCAAAAGACTAAAAGGGCATGTGAGGTCAGACGTTCCGTGCTAGCTTCCACTCGCACAAGGCAAAGCCTCATTCAACCCATATGAACAGCCTTCCGAGGACTTACAGCGGCTCGTGACTGTTGCCAATTCCCAGCCGTTGCCGTTGGAGGTAAGGCATCAGTGGACTAGTGCCCCGCCGTTCCGAGACTTGCTGAAACGAGCCGCATTAGCAGACAATGCGGGCAGTCCTTCAATCTCACACGAAGCTTTCACCCACAGCCGCTCAATGCCGACGCCGCTAAGAGGCGGGTCGTACTATTTTTATTTGTCGGAGGCGACAGGAGCCCCCATGCGCACTGATAATATAATAATATATTATATAATATGAAGGGGGAGGGGCCGAGGCTGATGCTGATTGGGGTCCGACAGGTGACCCTCTTGAAGATGCGAACGCGATTGGATGACTGCGTCCTCAGTTCAGCAGGACTTGTGAAACACCACCTGGAACTGGCCTTCAAGATGACAACACGGAATCTGGTGTTTACCTTCCAGTCGACGTCGCGGAGCCAGGGATGGGCAAAGATTGAGTCGACGCCTGCCGGACCGGCACCCAGTCGGCGTGCAGGTTCCAGATGCAGTAGACGCTCCACGAGATCCATTGACTCGGGAGACACCTTCAGCGTAGATGGGAACGACAGGTTTCCTGAGCACCGCCGTAAGCCGAGTGACACAGCAGAGAGCCACTGAATGCACTTTTGAGGGCGCGGCTAATCGGTGAGCCGTTTCATTGACGCGTTCAGGACTGCGCAGAAAGTCCACTAACGGATGGCAGACTCCGCCTGTAACTTCTGATACTTTCGCGTATAGTCGTGATTCGCCAGGGTATCCCCAGCTCCTGTGGATGCCCTGTTTTTCATACCCTGAAGTATCTTGCTGTACATGGAGTTTCGATTAACCGAGTAGTGCGGCGGAATCCCAGTTAGCATTTCGTACagcaggccgccgaggccgtaGTAGTCCAGCGTCTTGTCATGACCCTGATCAAACAGTCACCATAGACTAATTCGGCGTCAGTTCTTCGAGTCTGAGAGGCAGACGGCTACGCGAGTTCGATCACTCGCCGTGCAAGTGTTGCATGCTCGATGAAAAAAGCGGCCGCCCGCTTGCTAAGCTGCACATATGTGTCGCATGTAAGCCGTAAGGCACACGCACAGAAAACAAAGGAGCGGAACATGACTGCGCTTACTGTGCCTAGCAGCATCTCTGGGCTCAGATACTCTGGGCTTCCGCAGAAAGAGTAGGTCCGTCGGCAGCCATCTGAGGGCACAACACATCGGGACAAAGTACAGGAGGACGCAAACCAGCGGGCAAAAAACCTTCAGAAGGCCACAGCGGGGATAAGCGTACGCTTTGGAACGGTGAAGCTTCCCCCGACGACGGGCGTAGCCTcgtcccccctcctcccccttccCTCCTCCCTTCTGCTGAACGGGCACCGGGCTGGTCTGCTGCAGTGCGAATGCGTATCTAACGCGGTACTTGAGCACACTCCATGAGTAGAGAAGAAGGCTGTGTAATGATGAGGCCACTGGCAAGTTCTTCCCACGGAGCCCAAGGGCTCTCCACAGAGGGGACTCCTTCACGCGTTCAGATGAGCGCACGCAAGAACGCGCTTCCAGTCGCACTGCTCCCTCGGGAGGAGCTCCAGGCTAGAGACTGAAAGAGGAGTAGGCTGTTGTTGTGCCCCGCTTCCCCGCACCCAGATACGCAGGAGagtcctctccgcggcgcctacCGGAGAGAGTTTTGGACAAGCCGAAATCCGCTAGCCTGCAGTGCCCGTCCAGGTCCACCAAGACATTTTCGGCTTTCAAGTCCCGGTACAGGATGTTGCGCGCATGCAAGTGGTGCAAACCGAGCAGAACCTCCGCGAACACGAAGCGGCAGACGTCCTCGGGGAAGCGACGACagtcgcgaaggagacggaaGAGATCTCCTGGAATGGAGGGCACCGAACCGACACAAATACATCGTGCAGGACAACACACAAAAACGACGGGTCGCACATCTCCGACGTGCACACACTCAGCGCATGATCCCTATCAGCTCGGCGTGAAGTGATCTTCGAAGAGACGCTTTGCTGCTTTCCGGCATGTGCCAGATGTGGCGTCGCGCACGCTCGGACCTCAGAAAAGCGCATTCGGCGtcagcgaagagggcgaaggctTCTACGCAGACTGAACGACAAtagcggggggggggcaagCAACCCCTGGTGGGTCCTCGAACCATGGCAAATGGGGAGAGCACGTACCTCCAGGGCACAGTTCGTTAACGAGAAATAGGTGTCGCCGGGTCTGGAACGCCCAGTAGAGCTTCACGATGAAGGGCGAGTCGCACTGCTTGAGGACGTCTCTTTCAGAGAGCGCTCGGCGGATTTTGTGCCGTTCGTGAGCCACTTTGTCTTTTGCCACGACTTTCATGGCATACAGGCGTCCGGTGTCTTTCTTCCGTACCTTGTAAACGACGCTGAAGCCTCCGCTTCCAATCACCCCCTCGTCCCGAAAATGCCATACACACACGCCTCCAGGCCGAGACGGATGGCGATACGTGCAAGTCGCCCCTTCGTGCTGCCCTGAAGAGCCCTCGTGGGAGGCCGACGAGTCCCTGTGCCCGCCAGATGTGCTTCGCGGGTAGCGGGGGCTGTCTACGCCCCTTTGCAGAGGAACCTCCAACGTGCTCAGAGCCAcgggcgacggaggaggggcgccgtgcgaagacgaagactgCGAAGGACTGCCTCGCGCATCTGAGCCCACAGCGTAGTTTCCTCTATCGCTGGAAAGATCCTGCCAGgagccggcgtcgctgcggtaGAAAGCGTTCGACGCTTCTGCAGAAGTGCAGCTTTGGGAGAAAAACGCGTTCCCACAAGACTGAGAAAGCCGGGCATCTCTGCCCAGGTGCCTAGAAGACGTAGTCCGGTGGTGAAGGACAGAAGGtccccgcgcgccgacgcgggcggcacTGTCGCcccagcgcgccgacgcgggcggcacAGTCGACCCCCCGGCTCGGGCCGCAGGACCCCAGTTTAATGGTGTATCGCTCAGTGAACCGGCAGAACATTTTACCGGGACCCTCTGATCTCTTTCAAGATCTTGCTTCTCGCCATTGGAGCCCAGCCTCTCGACATGAGCGTGTTCCAGGCTCTGGGAAGGACCTGCTTCTGGCGGAAGAATGGCCTCGCTGTACACACACTGGAAATGATCTTCGAAGTTGAGAGGCCCCAGAGGCCGATGCATATCCTGCAGATACACATCAAGCCAGTGGCGCCTGCCGAGCGGCCCCGAGGGATCTGTTcgcagcgcgacgacgccgtcaGCCAGACCTGAGTACAGGCCTCAGGAAAGCACGAAACCGTAGGATGCCTGacgactgcggcggcagacaaCTTTGAGGGAGTTGACAGAACAAGCGGCTAGATGGTGGCGGCCTACAGACCGCATAACTCTCTGAAGCGCTTGCACACGACGAGGAAATGCACCTCCACCCGCAAACGTACCTTTCTCCGCAAGCAGTTCAATTGTTCGCGCAAGCAGCCACCCTGTGGTTTGCTCGTCGGGATGCTCTGCTGTGATGCGCACGCGTACACCGGGTCCTTGAACGTGGAAAACGCGCAGACTCCTGGGAATTCTtctcctcccctccccgACTGCACGCTTCACTGGTGAGTCCAACATGAGACTcggcgaagccgctgcagacggctTAGCCTGGTGGCGTCGGAGGGCGCTCGGTGGCAGCGACATCTTCATGGACATGTAAAAGACGAAGCGGGCCGGACGACTGCAAATGCAACACGTCTCAAACCGATATCCAAGCGAGACATTTCCCGTTCCAGAGAGGTGTACGAATGAAGCTGGCCAGGCGGGGGAAACAGGGAAGAAAGGCAACGCAGTTCTTTACGACTGCAGTACATGAGATCGTGTTAGTTCCTGGTAAAACGCCTTCAAAGTCAGCAATGCATGTTGGCCCAGAGATACCGGCGCACTGGCGGCTTCCGGTAAGTCGTTGCGTCCATAGAGAGACATCAAAAGATGGATCCAGTCGATCTCTCAAACTCCACGCTGGTTCTTacaggaggaagagagctTTGCCACCTGGAAGAATGCGCTCAGCTGCTGACTCCTGCACTGTAGGACGCGCCGTGCTTCTTGAAGCCAGCTTCCTTTCACTAGCGCGTCAACCGGTATACGTTGCTGAACTCCTCGTACTGCTGAACCGCTGAAACATTCTGGTCCCAACAATCTTTAGAAATAATACGTGTCTGCGCCACGTGCTGGAACTtccggctgcaggcgacacATACGCGGCGACCCTGGCCGCCGGGGCCCCGGCACGCACAGTGAGTCCAGACCTTCTCCGGGAAGAGTCTGTTCCTACTCTAGAGGACTCACAGTTTAGAGCCTTCCGCGAAAAATGGTTTATTCGAGCTTCAGAAGCTCCCTTCTGCAGCACAGCTGGACTGTCTCTCAGCGTTTGCAACGATGAGCTAACGACGCACAGCAGCAAGACAACCGCATGTGCGCATTACTGGGTTAAAACGGATGCTGCTTTCAAGAGAGAATAACTCCGAAAGACAAAACGGAAAGGCAGTGTCACTGCCGTGACTGATCATGGGCAGCTCTGAAAGACAGTAGGGAAAAGGCACCGTCAAAATGCGACGGCAAGTTAAAAATGCGTAGACTTCCtggcgagacgcgggcgtGTCCCTGCACCATCTTGCGCAGCCCGCCGTGTGACGTGCTGGCAGACAACATTGGCTCGCCTCGTTTCGCCTCTAAGAAATCAGTCTCTAATTGACAAGGAAACGTGCCAGATATTCGTCCACCTTAAAATCCCATTGCCTAGACAACTCCTGCGCACAATGCAGTGATTTCGGGGGTGCCACGTCATCTTGCCCGACGGTGGTGACAATGCCCCTCGTAGCCGGGTCCGTCGCCGTGGAATGCGCGCTCACTTCTGAGCGACATTGTTTTTTATCGGTTACAATTGCGTGTCCCATGAGCAAATCCAGCACAGTTACCGTTGCAATATGAGGACTTCGGCACCGCTTGGCGGCGTTCTGTGTCGAGTAATGATGAAAACTCGTCTCAGAGAAATGCAATCCATCACAACCCAATTAATACATATACGCGTCACCGGAGGCAATATCGATCGAAAGTTGAAACACTCTCATCTGCTCCTAGATAGGTATCCAAAAAAGGATAGAAGTGACGAGGCACTATCTTGCCAGTGAGCGTCCGGGGGGTCCGCTGACGATGCGGGCTGCGGAGTACAACTGCGTGGTTGCCTGTATATTCGGAACGACACCCACGAACGGTAAAGCCATGCAGACGCTCGGTGGACCGTTTCTCATCAGCCGTGGCTTCCGTGACGTCCGCGAAAGTCAGTTTTCAGTATCAAAAAGCGTGTGTCTGGTGTACGCAGCGCGAACTAGTCAAGGCTCGCACCAGGAGAGCGCATGTGGGCAGCAGCCTGCACTTGAACATCTTCCTTCTTTACCCGTGAGACGAGCGATTCTCTACCTAGATCTTCCACGCGCTCCCCTGATTAAGGCAGTGTCCAAGTGAGCCAGTCTCTCTAGTTTCTTGAGTTGGTCACGCTGCATGTTGCGACTACGGATCAGCAGTGGATATTTGAAGCCTGCAACATGCCTATATTACCTGGAAGGCAGCAATCTGGAAAAAATCTGCAGGAACGAGCGTTGGGCGTGACATAGCTGCACGAGGATCCGTTCGCCAGTTACCATTCAACCCACGGTTGTAGTCCCCCTCTACTTCGTTGAGTTCTCTGTCCATAtcatctctctctttctcaaGAAACTGCTCCTCTAGAATATCCGTGTTTGGAATATCCATATGGAGATTGATGACGGGGAACTGTGAAGGCGACACGTCACCTACAGAGAGCACACGTTCTCGTGCGTCCCTCATTCACGCTCCACGCGATCTGGAGGTCTCTTACCCACAATGCCTCCAGGACCGGGGACTTGAGGCAGCGTTGTCTCTGTGAAGCGGCTTTCGTATGACTGAATGCCTGATCGAAATACCTTATGTGTAAATATGACCCAGCAGCGCAAGGATGCCGACGACGACATCGAGAGCGCTTGCTAACCATGACGCTTCACTCCAGCGCCAGCGCTGACGTCTAGTGTCAGGGCCGGAGCGACCAGCACGGCTAACAAAAACGAGAGATGCATTGCGGTTTACCGGGGTTAGCACTTATATTGCCCTTTCCGTAAGAGATGAGTATCTCGTTTTTACTCCAcagggcagcagccgcgtccATAGTTGAGAGCACTGTATCGACACTTGTCACGCTATGATGCCCCTGTTTGGGCACCCCCCCTTTATTGCATTTCTGCGGCGTCAAGGGGGGCTCCTTGGTGCCATATTCAGGAGCCAATTAGGCAGCAATGGTTCGTGTCTTGTTTCTCATTTATGCAGTCCCTGCTGTGCTGGTTTGCAACAGCGGTGGAGCTTTATGCCAGCTGGGCTTTCAAAACGCCATCCCAGCCTCACTCGATCGAGATGTGGTATGCGTGCGACGATGTTGAGTCCCAGCACACGCAACTCAGATACTAGAATCGTTCAGACTCTACCTCCGTTTCCAACAGTCAACGTGCACTTGGGTAAGAGGTTGTTGATGACTTAACGGCTGCTGGCCTTCACGAAAGTCGCTAACAAATTTTCAGATGAGGCGCCACCATCGGACGAAAAGGAGACAGCTCTAGCTGCGGTTCTCAGGGAGCAGAAAACCGCGCAACAGCGAATGAGAAGCGCTTTTGTAGCAAGAAGAAGGGCGTTCCAAGCCCTCATGAGTGATGTAAGGCCACGCGCAATTGACACCACTCCATAGGAAAGAAATAGAACTGACATCGACCCTGAAGCAACAGGAGTCTGTCCAGTTCTTGAGAG contains:
- a CDS encoding putative serine/threonine protein kinase AktR (encoded by transcript BESB_008090): MSLPPSALRRHQAKPSAAASPSLMLDSPVKRAVGEGRRRIPRSLRVFHVQGPGVRVRITAEHPDEQTTGWLLARTIELLAEKGLADGVVALRTDPSGPLGRRHWLDVYLQDMHRPLGPLNFEDHFQCVYSEAILPPEAGPSQSLEHAHVERLGSNGEKQDLERDQRVPVKCSAGSLSDTPLNWGPAARAGGSTVPPASARWGDSAARVGARGPSVLHHRTTSSRHLGRDARLSQSCGNAFFSQSCTSAEASNAFYRSDAGSWQDLSSDRGNYAVGSDARGSPSQSSSSHGAPPPSPVALSTLEVPLQRGVDSPRYPRSTSGGHRDSSASHEGSSGQHEGATCTYRHPSRPGGVCVWHFRDEGVIGSGGFSVVYKVRKKDTGRLYAMKVVAKDKVAHERHKIRRALSERDVLKQCDSPFIVKLYWAFQTRRHLFLVNELCPGGDLFRLLRDCRRFPEDVCRFVFAEVLLGLHHLHARNILYRDLKAENVLVDLDGHCRLADFGLSKTLSDGCRRTYSFCGSPEYLSPEMLLGTGHDKTLDYYGLGGLLYEMLTGIPPHYSVNRNSMYSKILQGNLSFPSTLKVSPESMDLVERLLHLEPARRLGAGPAGVDSIFAHPWLRDVDWKQVSERRGTSPLMPYLQRQRLGIGNSHEPLYSRVAAGVSGACFPEFSPSDFLWEAPTTCPFRHFDWENKWLLNEAPERCSLILPTGNTGGHQCYESHDDDRVASSLAAFGRLEAPVAPPFGRAPRAAQMPQETSQRLEKDCGDRTRVIATVHIQCAPDPILKRTRIVLNQTNCASVGAAETASQDLPVSLPCSAAPASLRHHRSNLSTPDQVSIGSSSSTQSYSCVAALTGTSGMKASGGWVTVHPEIRFPCAGSIHAHAVDDLAGKRDEPANGGGIAHHIGHNGVAHAAGTKALPRPSFAKTTAVRNAKSRDAPLQLPKPVAAVAQFSSRQRPPTGQDGTKVFMRGTVSNQLRARALQSVLELP
- a CDS encoding hypothetical protein (encoded by transcript BESB_008100), producing MSSSASLRCWVIFTHKVFRSGIQSYESRFTETTLPQVPGPGGIVGDVSPSQFPVINLHMDIPNTDILEEQFLEKERDDMDRELNEVEGDYNRGLNGNWRTDPRAAMSRPTLVPADFFQIAAFQVI
- a CDS encoding hypothetical protein (encoded by transcript BESB_008110) codes for the protein MVRVLFLIYAVPAVLVCNSGGALCQLGFQNAIPASLDRDVTLPPFPTVNVHLDEAPPSDEKETALAAVLREQKTAQQRMRSAFVARRRAFQALMSDQQESVQFLRDLAEAS